The Mastacembelus armatus chromosome 9, fMasArm1.2, whole genome shotgun sequence genome contains a region encoding:
- the cep78 gene encoding centrosomal protein of 78 kDa isoform X2, which yields MVQDSAQSRRRGAHDFLAYYEFTCARQESVPVPAVKMNLEKGMLDFNGDRLKLTDWPPILNSISINKHLHHIAISSTYQAGLGSGDVDRRYYKPSFRKKIPVIRSKDMTFKLCKALRECLTVSPNLKTLQLKGLPVRGRDLNVLTKGLSKSVSLENLSLAHCPISDEGLEVICQSVKYSANIRTVDFTGCSLTWRGAEHMANIIKHQAMQRHGTAWAESLRYRQPQFEGMGGLRRVTLNCNTLIGDRGAAALAQELTEDLWVKDKVLIKTIIEKVLMNTDGQSPEYCWIMPAATETQRAPMPKRLAVHSSVRGKATFRIAPHKRTSPGGPSSSVAQVQKPYSRCGYVPWRAAARAGRQRGLPPGVGVNDQSFQGATTVKVNMESDSEEEVDEEDVVVVGVEQRPSSPSFQGRMSERQFERMQMELKECRLRLAEERRARLKAESRLMEYELENARLRDANRERLSEAFATTGSASAPPAFGALDDEAVLESIENSFTKFHAFLDLLKDAGLGQLASIAGIDKSDFQPLERPQLSSTIRPQLDHSASLTRGEYDQVSPLVGSALPPLPVGPANTTITGSPPALRKSLCGHRLLDVPYTQAVGPAVKEGPAQYSKPDTRHDSGSECSFHSQKSFDNVSFGKTFQTQPENHNNTNSHQSSSRHSRGSHGYRFNNSSANSHASQGNRSHGGLTVRSSVSDIISDRAESVGSAWSRNREQGRLVTVGQSGSEGSEGKAYHGRDTLDQIRSLGSLGGQSDYESF from the exons ATGGTTCAAGACAGTGCTCAGAGTCGGCGACGCGGTGCCCATGACTTTTTGGCATACTATGAATTTACCTGTGCCAGACAGGAATCGGTCCCTGTGCCTGCTGTCAAGATGAATCTCGAAAAAGGGATGCTTGACTTTAATGGAGATAGGTTGAAACTGACAGACTGGCCACCCATTCTCAATTCTATTTCCATCAACAAACACCTGCACCACATTGCAATAAGTAGCACATACCAAGCTGGTCTGGGTTCTGGAGATGTAG ACAGGAGGTATTATAAGCCTAGCTTCAGGAAGAAGATCCCAGTCATTCGCTCAAAGGACATGACATTTAAGTTGTGCAAGGCCCTGAGAGAGTGTCTGACTGTCTCTCCCAACCTCAAGACTCTGCAGCTTAAAGGACTTCCAGTGAGAGGGAGGGACCTCAATGTCTTAACAAAG GGTTTGTCAAAAAGTGTTTCTTTGGAAAACCTATCCCTGGCTCATTGTCCAATTTCTGATGAGGGTTTAGAGG TCATTTGCCAAAGTGTCAAGTACTCTGCAAACATCAGGACAGTAGATTTTACAGGGTGCAGTCTTACTTGGAGAGGGGCAGAGCACATGGCCAACATTATCAAG CATCAGGCAATGCAGAGACATGGTACTGCATGGGCAGAGTCCTTGAGGTATCGACAGCCACAGTTTGAGGGAATGGGAGGTCTCCGCCGTGTCACCCTTAACTGTAACACTTTGATTGGGGACCGAGGTGCTGCTGCTCTCGCACAGGAACTGACTGAAGATCTCTGGGTCAAGG ataAGGTCCTAATTAAAACTATAATAGAGAAAGTATTGATGAATACCGATGGACAGTCACCAGAG TACTGCTGGATCATGCCTGCTGctacagagacacaaagagcTCCTATGCCAAAGAGGCTTGCAGTGCACAGTTCAGTCAGAGGAAAAGCTACATTTAGGATAG CCCCTCATAAACGAACATCTCCTGGAGGGCCCAGTTCAAGTGTTGCTCAGGTACAGAAGCCCTATTCCCGATGCGGCTATGTACCTTGGCGTGCTGCTGCACGAGCTGGGCGCCAGAG AGGTTTGCCCCCTGGAGTTGGTGTCAATGACCAAAGCTTTCAg GGTGCCACTACTGTGAAGGTCAACATGGAATCAGACTCGGAGGAAGAGGTGGACGAGGAagatgtggtggtggtgggagtggAGCAGAGACCATCTTCTCCCAGTTTTCAGGGCAGGATGAGTGAACGGCAGTTTGAACGTATGCAG ATGGAGCTAAAAGAATGTCGTCTGAGGTTGGCAGAGGAGCGCAGAGCCCGTCTGAAAGCTGAGTCAAGGCTCATGGAG tATGAGTTGGAGAATGCCCGTCTTCGTGATGCAAACAGGGAGCGCCTATCAGAGGCATTTGCAACCACTGGCTCTGCATCAGCACCACCTGCTTTTGGTGCTCTTGATGACGAAGCTGTTCTTGAAAGCATTGAGAACTCATTTACCAAGTTCCATGCTTTCCTGGATCTTCTCAAGGATGCTGG tttAGGTCAGCTAGCTTCAATAGCTGGAATTGACAAATCAGATTTCCAACCTCTGGAAAGACCTCAGCTGTCCTCGACAATAAGACCACAGTTGGATCATTCAGCCTCACTAACCAGAGGGGAGTATGATCAAGTTTCGCCTTTG GTAGGTAGTGCcttgcctcctcttcctgttggCCCAGCTAACACCACAATTACTGGATCTCCACCCGCTCTGAGGAAGTCCTTATGTGGACACAGACTACTAGATGTGCCCTATACTCAGGCTGTTGGACCAGCAGTGAAAGAGGGACCCGCTCAATATTCCAAGCCCGACACCCGGCATGACTCAGGTTCGGAGTGCAGTTTCCATAGCCAGAAATCCTTTGATAATGTTTCCTTTGGTAAAACTTTTCAGACTCAACCAGAAAACCACAACAATACAAACTCTCACCAAAGCAGTTCTCGTCATAGCAGAGGTTCTCATGGATACAGATTCAACAACAGCTCTGCTAACAGTCATGCTTCCCAAGGCAACAGGTCTCATGGGGGACTGACTGTTAGATCGAGTGTTAGTGACATTATAAGTGACAGGGCAGAATCTGTTGGATCTGCATGGTCAAGGAACCGAGAACAGGGAAGGCTGGTGACAGTAGGTCAGTCAGGGTCAGAGGGGTCAGAAGGAAAAGCATATCATGGGAGGGACACTCTGGATCAGATCAGGTCTCTGGGCAGTCTGGGAGGGCAGTCAGATTATGAGTCCTTCTGA
- the cep78 gene encoding centrosomal protein of 78 kDa isoform X1: MVQDSAQSRRRGAHDFLAYYEFTCARQESVPVPAVKMNLEKGMLDFNGDRLKLTDWPPILNSISINKHLHHIAISSTYQAGLGSGDVDRRYYKPSFRKKIPVIRSKDMTFKLCKALRECLTVSPNLKTLQLKGLPVRGRDLNVLTKGLSKSVSLENLSLAHCPISDEGLEVICQSVKYSANIRTVDFTGCSLTWRGAEHMANIIKHQAMQRHGTAWAESLRYRQPQFEGMGGLRRVTLNCNTLIGDRGAAALAQELTEDLWVKAVDLQRCGLSNEGARRLLEALKTNSALCILDIRNNPLVDKVLIKTIIEKVLMNTDGQSPEYCWIMPAATETQRAPMPKRLAVHSSVRGKATFRIAPHKRTSPGGPSSSVAQVQKPYSRCGYVPWRAAARAGRQRGLPPGVGVNDQSFQGATTVKVNMESDSEEEVDEEDVVVVGVEQRPSSPSFQGRMSERQFERMQMELKECRLRLAEERRARLKAESRLMEYELENARLRDANRERLSEAFATTGSASAPPAFGALDDEAVLESIENSFTKFHAFLDLLKDAGLGQLASIAGIDKSDFQPLERPQLSSTIRPQLDHSASLTRGEYDQVSPLVGSALPPLPVGPANTTITGSPPALRKSLCGHRLLDVPYTQAVGPAVKEGPAQYSKPDTRHDSGSECSFHSQKSFDNVSFGKTFQTQPENHNNTNSHQSSSRHSRGSHGYRFNNSSANSHASQGNRSHGGLTVRSSVSDIISDRAESVGSAWSRNREQGRLVTVGQSGSEGSEGKAYHGRDTLDQIRSLGSLGGQSDYESF, translated from the exons ATGGTTCAAGACAGTGCTCAGAGTCGGCGACGCGGTGCCCATGACTTTTTGGCATACTATGAATTTACCTGTGCCAGACAGGAATCGGTCCCTGTGCCTGCTGTCAAGATGAATCTCGAAAAAGGGATGCTTGACTTTAATGGAGATAGGTTGAAACTGACAGACTGGCCACCCATTCTCAATTCTATTTCCATCAACAAACACCTGCACCACATTGCAATAAGTAGCACATACCAAGCTGGTCTGGGTTCTGGAGATGTAG ACAGGAGGTATTATAAGCCTAGCTTCAGGAAGAAGATCCCAGTCATTCGCTCAAAGGACATGACATTTAAGTTGTGCAAGGCCCTGAGAGAGTGTCTGACTGTCTCTCCCAACCTCAAGACTCTGCAGCTTAAAGGACTTCCAGTGAGAGGGAGGGACCTCAATGTCTTAACAAAG GGTTTGTCAAAAAGTGTTTCTTTGGAAAACCTATCCCTGGCTCATTGTCCAATTTCTGATGAGGGTTTAGAGG TCATTTGCCAAAGTGTCAAGTACTCTGCAAACATCAGGACAGTAGATTTTACAGGGTGCAGTCTTACTTGGAGAGGGGCAGAGCACATGGCCAACATTATCAAG CATCAGGCAATGCAGAGACATGGTACTGCATGGGCAGAGTCCTTGAGGTATCGACAGCCACAGTTTGAGGGAATGGGAGGTCTCCGCCGTGTCACCCTTAACTGTAACACTTTGATTGGGGACCGAGGTGCTGCTGCTCTCGCACAGGAACTGACTGAAGATCTCTGGGTCAAGG CTGTGGACCTACAGAGGTGTGGGCTGTCTAATGAAGGAGCTCGTCGTTTGCTggaagctttaaaaacaaattctgCTCTTTGTATACTGGATATTCGAAATAACCCTTTAGTTG ataAGGTCCTAATTAAAACTATAATAGAGAAAGTATTGATGAATACCGATGGACAGTCACCAGAG TACTGCTGGATCATGCCTGCTGctacagagacacaaagagcTCCTATGCCAAAGAGGCTTGCAGTGCACAGTTCAGTCAGAGGAAAAGCTACATTTAGGATAG CCCCTCATAAACGAACATCTCCTGGAGGGCCCAGTTCAAGTGTTGCTCAGGTACAGAAGCCCTATTCCCGATGCGGCTATGTACCTTGGCGTGCTGCTGCACGAGCTGGGCGCCAGAG AGGTTTGCCCCCTGGAGTTGGTGTCAATGACCAAAGCTTTCAg GGTGCCACTACTGTGAAGGTCAACATGGAATCAGACTCGGAGGAAGAGGTGGACGAGGAagatgtggtggtggtgggagtggAGCAGAGACCATCTTCTCCCAGTTTTCAGGGCAGGATGAGTGAACGGCAGTTTGAACGTATGCAG ATGGAGCTAAAAGAATGTCGTCTGAGGTTGGCAGAGGAGCGCAGAGCCCGTCTGAAAGCTGAGTCAAGGCTCATGGAG tATGAGTTGGAGAATGCCCGTCTTCGTGATGCAAACAGGGAGCGCCTATCAGAGGCATTTGCAACCACTGGCTCTGCATCAGCACCACCTGCTTTTGGTGCTCTTGATGACGAAGCTGTTCTTGAAAGCATTGAGAACTCATTTACCAAGTTCCATGCTTTCCTGGATCTTCTCAAGGATGCTGG tttAGGTCAGCTAGCTTCAATAGCTGGAATTGACAAATCAGATTTCCAACCTCTGGAAAGACCTCAGCTGTCCTCGACAATAAGACCACAGTTGGATCATTCAGCCTCACTAACCAGAGGGGAGTATGATCAAGTTTCGCCTTTG GTAGGTAGTGCcttgcctcctcttcctgttggCCCAGCTAACACCACAATTACTGGATCTCCACCCGCTCTGAGGAAGTCCTTATGTGGACACAGACTACTAGATGTGCCCTATACTCAGGCTGTTGGACCAGCAGTGAAAGAGGGACCCGCTCAATATTCCAAGCCCGACACCCGGCATGACTCAGGTTCGGAGTGCAGTTTCCATAGCCAGAAATCCTTTGATAATGTTTCCTTTGGTAAAACTTTTCAGACTCAACCAGAAAACCACAACAATACAAACTCTCACCAAAGCAGTTCTCGTCATAGCAGAGGTTCTCATGGATACAGATTCAACAACAGCTCTGCTAACAGTCATGCTTCCCAAGGCAACAGGTCTCATGGGGGACTGACTGTTAGATCGAGTGTTAGTGACATTATAAGTGACAGGGCAGAATCTGTTGGATCTGCATGGTCAAGGAACCGAGAACAGGGAAGGCTGGTGACAGTAGGTCAGTCAGGGTCAGAGGGGTCAGAAGGAAAAGCATATCATGGGAGGGACACTCTGGATCAGATCAGGTCTCTGGGCAGTCTGGGAGGGCAGTCAGATTATGAGTCCTTCTGA
- the cdo1 gene encoding cysteine dioxygenase type 1, giving the protein MEQTEVVKPETLDDLIKILHKIFENDSINVEEVQDIMESYESKPQEWKKYAIFDKYRYTRNLVDEGNGKFNLMILCWGEGHGSSIHDHTNSHCFMKLLQGQLKETLFEWPDNKSHGDMVQKSQRILQEDKVAYINDSIGLHRVENVSHTECAVSLHLYSPPFQSCQTFDQRTGHKDTVKMTFWSKFGARTPFETTVSQENN; this is encoded by the exons ATGGAGCAAACCGAGGTGGTGAAGCCAGAAACTCTGGATGACCTGATAAAAATCCTGCATAAGATTTTCGAGAATGACTCCATCAATGTTGAAGAGGTCCAGGACATAATGGAATCATATGAGAGCAAGCCCCAGGAATGGAAGAAATACGCAATATTTGACAAGTACAG ATACACAAGAAACTTGGTTGATGAGGGCAATGGGAAGTTCAATCTCATGATTCTGTGCTGGGGTGAAGGCCATGGAAG TAGCATCCATGACCACACAAACTCCCATTGTTTCATGAAGCTGCTGCAGGGTCAGCTGAAGGAGACGCTGTTTGAGTGGCCAGACAATAAGTCTCATGGAGACATGGTCCAGAAGTCACAGAGAATTCTGCAGGAGGACAAAGTTGCTTACATAAATG ACTCCATCGGCCTGCACCGTGTGGAAAATGTCAGCCACACAGAATGTGCAGTGAGTTTGCACTTGTACAGTCCCCCATTCCAGAGCTGCCAGACCTTTGACCAGCGGACAGGGCACAAGGACACTGTCAAAATGACCTTCTGGAGCAAATTTGGAGCGAGAACTCCATTT gaaactACAGTTTCCCAAGAAAACAACTAA